The window CTTAAATGAAGATAAACTTTCATCGACATGAACATTTGCAAACTCAAACACGACAGGCTCAATCTCATTGCCCGCCAGGACTTCCTGTCTTGCTTTTTCACTAACAAGTTTTATTGATGTGCGAGCCTTGCCACTTTCCACAACAATCGTTCCCGACATGCTCTTTTCATCGCCTTGGTCGTTCTTAACAGTGACTTTGTATTCATAATCACCAGACATTACATCGCTATTTACAGAGCCGACAATCATGATTTTATGTTTTTTTTCATCAATATTCTTTACAAGTCCAGACGGGAGTCCACTTACGCTATAACTTGTTATTCCCTCGTAATCGAAAACGATAGGTGTAATAGACTTACCCGCAGTGACTTCCTGATTCACGTCACCGCTACTTTTATTCCATTTTAAAGACAACGTTTCTTCTTTTTCCAGCACAATGAACTCGAACTCTGTCATGGCGAACTTGCCATCAGCGTCTTTGACGACGATAAATGCAGTGTACTTACCAGCGGGAATATCATCTCTCATCTCTCCCGCAATTTCACAAGCGGGCCCCTTAGTCCACCTTTTCGACAAGCCAAAATTTTCCAAAAAGTTCGTCGATGAATATTCTGGTACAGCATCTTCGCCAAGGCCAGTATTTTCATATAGAATTTTAACCGGCTTAATTTCATCGCCAGCATACACGGTCTGGGAAAGTTCCCCTGACAGAACCTGTTGCGTGATTTTTTCCGAAGCCTCATACGTTTCAGCGGCATTTGCTACCGCAAAGAACAAGGCAAAAGCCAACGCCATGATTTTTTTCATATAGCCCTCCATTTTTCGCCCCTAAAAAGGGCCAAGGTCACCTACTAAATTGCAAATATAAAAAAATGAAAGAGCCGCCTTCCCTGCGGCTCCAATGTAATGCACGCCAATCTGGTAGCTGTAGCGCTGCGCATTGATATTTTAACGAACATCAAGATAAAAAGTCCTTTGGAGTTATGCAATGCCTGCAACAAAGACTTCGCAAAGGTTTTATTTGCACTTTACATGGATTTTACTTTAGGTTTATTTTTTATAGATTATATAGCAACTATTTATGAATCGAGTGGAAACATGATTGCAATTTTGTGTATTATAAATTTTCTTTGGGGACTGGCATTCTTCCCGATATTCAACATCCTAAAAAAATGGGTTGAAAGCACAAAATCTCTACCGTTTGGGGCTATAATCAATTTTTTAAGTGATCTGCTAATGAGGTTGATAATGGTTTGCGGATTATGGTTCCCATTATTGCTAATAATCTTTTTTAAGGATCTCGACCACGGAAACAATGCCTTATGGAGTGCGCTGGCCTTTTTTGGAGGGCTAGTGGCTTATGCATTCCTAAAACGTAACGCCATCAAGTCGTACGTCCGGGAAGTCCACCAAAAATCAAACCCGTACGACACTCCTAGCGAGCTCGCCATAGAAATTATCGAGAAAGACTGGCGCTGCAGAAAATGCGGAACGCCCCACAAATATCCTTACGAAAGGAATTCGCCGATGTACGGGAGCCCGTTATTTATCTGCCCCAAATGCGGAATGGAACAACTTGCTTACGGGCGTTTGGAACCCGCATTGAATCGAAGTTTTGGTAATTGGAACATCGGGCGTATTTCCATAAAAGTAAATGTTGTTACGTTTGTTATTTCGGTGGCCTTACTGATACTGATTTTGAATATACCATATTCATCTCGCGAATTTTTCGGCATTCTGCTTTTCTTTACCGCAACTATTTTCGTTTCAAGCGTAATAATAACGATTGAGAGTAAGCTGAAGAAAAAGCCTGACTTTATCAAAAAGTCCGAAGAACGCTTGCAGAACAAGGATTACGTAACACTGTTACGCAAACACGGCTACGAAGTTCCACACTCCATCCGCAGCAGCAAATAATTAAAAAGGGACTCTTTCGAGTCCCGTTTTTTGTATTACTGTCTCGTGAGAGTCTTGTATCGAATCGGCTTCGGATTGTCAGCGTCTTCGCCAAGGCGCTTGCGACGGTCGGCTTCGTATTCACTCCAGTTGCCTTCGAACCACACGACCTTCGAATCGCCTTCGTAGGCAAGGATGTGCGTTGCAATACGGTCAAGGAACCAGCGGTCATGCGAGATGATCACGGCGCAGCCTGCGAACTTGAGGATAGCCTGTTCCAAAGCCTGCAATGTTTCAATGTCCAAGTCGTTCGTCGGTTCGTCAAGGAACAAGAGGTTGCCCGGCTTCTGCAAGTTCTTTGCCATGAGCACGCGGTTGCGTTCACCACCGGAAAGCTGCGAAAGCTTCTTCTGCTGTGCCGCACCCGTGAAGTTGAAGAGACCGCAGTAAGCACGGCCATTCATCTTGCGATCGCCCACCAAGATTTCGTCATTGCCACCCGTGATGGATTCCCAAACCGTCTTGGAATCGTCCAAACTTTCGCGGCCCTGTTCCATACTGATGATTTCGACAGTTTCACCAATCTTGAGCGTACCACCATCCGGCTTTTCCTGGCCCATAATCATCTTGAACAAAGTCGTTTTACCAGCACCGTTCGGACCAATGATGCCCACGATACCCGAGCGCGGCAAGCTGAAGTTCAAATCGTCGAACAGCACCTTTTCGCCAAAGGCCTTCTGCAAATGTTCCGCCTGGATAACAACATCGCCCAAGCGCTTGCCGTTTGCAATGTGGATTTGAGCCACCTTGATCTGTTCCTTGGAATCTTCGGCCAAGAGTTCTTCGTAAGCCTTGAGACGAGCCTTGCTCTTTGCCTGGCGAGCCTTCGGACTCTGCTTGACCCATTCCTGTTCACGAGCGAGGCGCTTCTGACGGTCAGATTCACCCTTCTCTTCGTTCTTCATGCGTTCAAGTTTCTGGTCAAGCCACTGGGCGTAATTGCCTTCCCAAGGAATGCCGCGACCGCGGTCAATTTCCAGAATCCAGTTCGTTACGTTGTCAAGGAAGTAACGGTCATGCGTCACGAGAATCACGGAGCCCTTGTATTCACGGAGGTGGCGTTCGAGCCATGCAACCGTTTCTGCGTCCAGGTGGTTCGTTGGTTCGTCAAGGAGCAACAAATCCGGTTCTTCGAGAAGCAAGCGGCAGAGAGCCACACGGCGCTTTTCACCGCCGGATAGGTTCGTCACCGGCCAATCGCCCGGCGGGCAGCGGAGAGCGTCCATTGCAATTTCGATATTGCGGTCGAGGCTCCACAAATCCTGAGCGTCGATGATGTCCTGAAGCTTAGCCTGTTCGTCGAGGAGCTTGTTCATCTCGTCGTCTTCCATCGGTTCAGCAAACTTCATGGAAATTTCGTTGAAGCGGTCAAGCACGGCCTGCTTTTTCGCGACAGCCTGCATCACGTTTTCCTTGACGGTCAAGGTCGGGTCAAGCTGCGGTTCCTGCGGCAGGTAGCCTGCGGTGCGACCCGGCTCGATCCAAGCTTCGCCTTGGAATTCCTTGTCAATGCCCGCCATAATGCGGAGGAGTGTCGACTTACCGGCACCGTTCTGGCCGATAATACCAATCTTTGCGCCATAGTAAAAGCTCAAAGAAATGTCCTTCAGCACCTCTTTGTTAGGCGGATAGGACTTGGTCATTTTGTACATGTAGAAAACGAATTTTTCTGCTTTGTTTTGTTCGGCCATATTTTAGTGAATAATGGTTAGTGATTAGAGGTTAGCGGCCATGCCGCAGTTTAATTATGCATTCCTAATATAGAAATATCTGTTCAAAGCCTGCATTACAAGCTGCATCGAGACTGCGAATAGCGCCATAATAGTGATGTAATCCAAAGTAAATAGCAAATACCCGTGTTCCAAATCCAAGGCATAGAACGGTTGTTGAAGCGTCATGTATTTCCACAAGCCCCGTTCGATAAAGGCATAAATTCCATAAACGCCAAGAGCCGAGACCACTCCCATCGCGATATCTAAAGTACACCGAGATATTTTAGCCACTTATCCACATCCTTCTGTGCTTTTTTAGGACTGTTCTGAGCAATATGCCCATAGATAGAAAGACCTTTCGTCACAACAGCTCCCGGTGCAGCCTTTTTCAGTTTTGCAATGGCAGAAAGACCACTCCCCTCATGCGTCACGAACGGATGAACCAACTTTCCTTTCAGATTATACTTTTCAAGGAAAGTATACATCGGCATAGGCATATCGTTCAACCACACCGGATAACCGATATAGATTTCATCGAAGTCCTCGGGATTAATATCCATCGGTTTAATCTCTGGGCGAGCGTTTTGCGCAAGTTCCTTTTTTGCCACCTTGAGGCATTCGTCGTAAGTTCTAGGATATGCTGTAACGGGCTTCACTTCCAAAAGCGTGCCACCAGTCCTTTCCGCAATCATCTCGGCAACAATTTCGGTATTGCCTTTGACAATCATGCCGAGACCAACGTTTTCACCAATATGGGAAAAGTAGGCGATCAAGATTTTCTTGTCGGCCGCCATGGAATACCCAACGAGGAACATCAATAGAATAATGACTAATTTACGCATGCTCCACTCCAGTTCTCAAGTTCTAACCATTAACTAAAATAATATAAAAAAACAACATAAGAAACTACACACAAAAACGATAAAGCGGAATACGTCTGTGATAAAGCGCAAAATGCAACTTTCAACCACTAAGAATTCGCCAAATATTGCTTGATTTTTGCTTTGACAAAATTCAAGTCCGGATTTGTGAGAATTGGAATAAGCGAATTGATTTCTTCGACCGGCTTATCCCACCATTTCCACCGAAGCAAAAGTGCCGTCAACTCTTCGTCAAAACGATTGCGGATAAACTGCGCCGGATTACCCACCACAATCGTATAAGGTTCCACATTACTCCCTACAACCGCATTTGCACCAATAATGGCCCCGTCACCAATATGTACCCCCGGCAAAATCACCGCATTCTGCCCGATCCACACATCATTCCCAATCACCGTATCGCCCTTGAGCGGCAAATTCTCCTTTGCAGGAGGCGCCATATTCCAACCTTGCAAAGTGTAAAACGGGAACGTCGAAACCGCATTCATCTGGTGGTTCGCGCCGTTCATCACAAACTCCACCCCCGAGGCAATCTGGCAGAATTTTCCGACAATTAACTTGTCGTCATTCCACGGATAAAGATGCATCACGTGACTCTCAAAATCGCTATCGGCAATGTAGGTGAAATCACCCACAACAATCTGCGGGTTCTTAAGCGTCGGCTTCACGTAAATTTCCTTGTCATACCCCGCAATCGGGTGGACCATCATCGGATCAGGGAATGTGTTTGGCATAGGGACCTCCGTGGGTGGGATTTTAGCGAAAAGGTAATAAAAAATGCAATATCTTGCAGATTTTCATTGACAAATTAGGCCAGATTATATATTTTAACATAAAAACCGCAATATATTGCAAATCTCAAGACAATTCATATTGAATTAATTGTCATTATTGGAGCTACAGCTATGGAAAATCTCGGAAAACAGATTTCGGAAAGGCGCAAGAAACTAGGCCTGTCTCAAGAGGATCTGGCCGAGATTTCCGGCGTTTCTCCCAGAACAATCAACTCTGTCGAACTCGGGAAAGCGAACCCATCCATCAACGTGTTGAACAAGATGGTAAAGCCACTCGGTTTCGTGGTCACACTAAGCGAGAGGGTCTCTCATGAATAGCCACAAAATCCGCAGTGCATGCGTATTCTACAATAACATCCTTGCCGGCTACCTCTTGCAAAACAGCAGGAGCTACACTTTTTTATACGACTCCAATTATGTTGTTTCACAAAACCCATCCATCGCATTGGACATGCCGAAAAAGAAACGCCTGTTTAGATCGTCTTACCTTTTCCCATATTTTCAGGGATTGTTGCCTGAAGGAGCAAACAAGGCCTTCTATTGTGAGCGTCTCGGCATTAAGCGCACAGACAAATTTGCAATGCTTCTGAACCTTGCCAGCCATGAAACTATCGGTGCCGTCACCATACGAGAAAGGAGCCACTAATGGGACTCTGCCACTGTTGTTTAAAAGAAACGGAACAAGATTTTTGTCGCGCCTGTTCAAAGGCGCTTTTTGGCGGTTCTAGATTTAGCGCAACTTTGGATTTTGACATTCCACAACTAGCGTTCGCAAAAGATGGTACCGTCAAGAGAATTTCCATTTCCGGAGCGCAGACAAAGTTTTCCGTGAAAGTTGAAAACAAAAAACTAATCAACACAGATCGCGGCGGGACACACATTCTGAAGCCAACATTATTGCCGTACTACGAAAACTATCAAGACGCACCTGCCAACGAACACGTAACAATGCTGATGGCGCGTGTCCTTTTCAAAATCCCGACAGCGATATCTGCTCTACTTTACTTCAAAAACGGAGACCCCGTCTACATTACCAAACGTTTTGATGTCATCGAAACTGGCGAGCATACAGGAAAGCGCTTGAGCCAAAGCGACTTTGCGCAAATTGCGGGCCTCGTCCCCGAAATAAACGGTAGCGACTACAAATACAAAGGAATTTCATACGAGGGAATCGCTACGCTAATTCGCGAAAACGTAAGCGCTGCCGATGTTGCCATTGAGATATTTTTTAGGACAGTATTATTCAACTATCTCGTATGTAACGGCGATGCACACGCGAAGAATTTTTCGCTCCGCAATTCCGTCGAAAATCCCGATGTCTACGATTTGACTCCTGCATACGACTTGCTGAACACATCGCTACACATCCCCCACGAACAATCGCGTACAGCACTCGATTTATTCAAGGACGAAGACGATTTCAAGACTCCTTTTTACGAGGCAAACGGTTTTTACGGTTCTCCAGATTTTATGGAATTTGCCAAGAGAATCGGAGTTGTCGAGAAGAGAGCCGCCCGTTTTATAAAGCAAGCCATCGATGCCGTTCCCGCAATGGAAGAAATGCTAGACAAATCTTTCTTAAGCGAACAAGGCAAAGCGAAATACAAAGAATCTATTCGTGATAGAGCTAAAGCTCTAGGGCTGTAGAAGATTTTTTCTTTTTTGAAATTTTATGACAGTTATATGATGTATATTTGGGGAAAATGACCTACACCAAGTTTTATAGCACAGCATATCAATTTTTGCTAGCCCATTTGCCCACAAGCATTACAGAAGCTTCATTGCAAAGATATTTCATCCCAGAACGCAATGGATTTTCTTCAATTGCGGATGTTTTCGAAGGCTTTATAGAATCGGCGCAGACACAGCAAATGTTGCCCAACGTTATAAAGTTTAGGGAACGGCACAAGCAAATAAAAAAAATTCTTTGCAACTTCAATGTTGCTCGTGTCATCAAGACTTGGGACGCAAATACACTCTATAAAGAATTCCGTAGGCAATTCAACGTAACCTCGACAGATTCACCTAAAAATTGCTGGTTCAGGTGGAGTGAAGCCGTTATAAGCATTGCCAAATTCTTATCAAGCTTCAAAGATGCAAACGATTTCAGAGGATTCATTGCAAGTTTCGGATACAACGCAAAGACCAAGATGGCATTACCGCTTCTTATTTCAATAAGAATCAAGGGGATGGGATTTTCACTCGTCTGCAACGCACTCAAGGAATTAGGCTACTCCGAATATCCAAAGCCAGATGTTCACCTTAAAGACGTCATAAGTACCGCTGGATTTTGCGAACACGACGACTACGCCGTCTTTGAAACGATTGTGAACATTTCAAACGAGGTGCAATATAAAGGCGATAAAACAGCCACACCATATAAAATTGACAAAATCATTTGGCTCATCTGCTCTGGGAATTTCTACCTAGACAATATCAATGGAAAATCATGGAAGCGAGAGTTTGTAGACGAAGTGAAGAACGGACAGCCAGAATGCATTTAGACTGTTTTAGGAAATTTCGCGCTCATTCTGAGCAACAAAATGTATAATTAGACAAAAGAGGCTTATATGGACGAGAAACTTGAAAAATTGATAAGAAATAAAATTGCAACAGATAAAAAGCTCGCTGCTAAAATAGCGTGTGAAGACTTTTGGCTTGCCAAAGGGCAAGAAGCTCTCAGAAAATATCAAGCATACTCTATAAGTCCAAAACTTCTAGACAACCTCATTGAAAAATCTTCTTCCAGTGAAGGATTCCAAGAAATCAAGAACTCTCAAGACCCCACGATTATTGAAATTAGAGAATTGATTTTCTCTATTGTCGCATATTGCGATATGAGTGCCAGTGATAAAAAGAAATACAACAAATATGAAGATTACCGTGTCATTGCTAAAGCAGGCATTTATCAAAATAGCTGGACAAGATTCTTATTACAGTATAAGAAGAACAAAGATGAAGTTTCCGATTCTGCAATGAATGCCGTTGAATACTTAGATCAACCAACAACACATTTTGGAAATGTAAGCGAAAAACATCGTAAACTGATTGCAAAAAAAATTTTTAAGGTTCCTTACGAAAGAAACTCTTTTTTTGATTCTGCAAAAAAATTCTTTGAACCATTTAACATCAAATGCAATAATCCAGACAACCTAGGTACAGTTTTGGGTCAAATTCTATATGACCAAGACATTGCAAAATATTGGATGGAAAACGAAGCCTCTCCAGATGATTCTGAAGCCGTTCGCTACTGGGTTTATTCTCCTGGAGCAAAAGCTGCAAATTGGGCGAACGATAAGAAAAATGGAGAAATATCCATTGGTTATAGCAAAATTGTTGATTGGAGCACTCTAAAAAATAAAGAAGAATACCGAATTGCCTTGCAGAAATTTCACAAAGACTCCGCATCACATAAAAATGATGTTCATGCATTTTGGCAATTCGTAAACGATATGAAAATTGGTGATATCGTTTATGCAAAAGACGGAATGTCAAAAGTTATTGGCCGTGGCATTATTCAGGGAGATTATTTCTATGATAAGAACAAAGATTCCTTTTGCAGTAGTCGAAAAGTGCAATGGACACATACCGATTGCAATTACGAATTGAAAGACGAGGGTGCATTTTCCATGAAGATGCTCACCGACATCACAAAATATTCTGGTTTAAGAAACCAGCTTGAAGACTTTTTCGAGGACCAAAAAACAACGCAAAAGGTTGTTGAAACATCTATCAAACCGGAACCACAACCAATCTCTAATTACTCTAAAGAAGATTTCTTAGAAGAAGTCTTTATGGATGAATCCAGCTATGATTCACTTGCTGGTTTGCTTAAGAGGAAAAAGAATATTATTCTACAAGGCGCCCCTGGTGTGGGGAAAACATTCATGGCAAAACGCCTAGCTTATTCGATGATTGGTGAAAAAGATCCATCTCGAGTAAAAATGATTCAATTCCACCAAAGTTACAGTTATGAAGATTTCATAATGGGCTACCGTCCTGATGGAAATGGATTCAAGCTAAAACGCGGTCCGTTCTATGAATTTTGTAATACAGCGGCAGAGGATTCAGAAAACAACTATTTCTTTATCATCGACGAAATAAATCGTGGAAACATAAGCAAGATTTTCGGCGAACTATTCATGCTTATCGAAAACGATAAACGCGGCCAGCAAATTCGTTTGCTATACGAAGATGAATTATTCTCCGTACCTTCCAATTTATACATCATTGGCCTCATGAATACTGCAGACCGCAGCATTGCAATGATTGACTACGCTTTACGCCGTCGTTTCTCGTTTTTTGATGTTAAGCCTGCATTTGATTCAGAGCAATTTGAAAGCAGGCGTGAAAGTGCAGAAAACGAGAAGTACGACTGTCTTATTGAATGTGTAAAAAATCTCAATAAGGAAATCGCCGCCGATGATTCTCTTGGTGAAGGATTTTGCATAGGTCACAGCTACTTTTGCTTCGAAGAAAATGAAACCATTGATAATGAATGGCTCAAGTCGGTTGTTGAATATGATGTCATTCCGCTCCTGAAAGAATATTGGTTTGACGAGCCTGAAAAAGTAAAGAACTGGAGCGATAAACTCAGAGCATCGATTCAATGATTCTCGTAAAGAACATATATCACATGCTTTCGTACGCCTTTCGCTGTTTGAAGGAAGGCGCATTTAAAGCGTTATCCGATGAAACAGAATTTTTCGACAATACAGACAACCTATATGCAGAAATTCTGATTCTCAGAGTGACGGTTCAAATAAAGCGTGGATTGCTGAGGGATTATATTGATGCAACTGAATCCCTCAAATGCCCTCATGGGAAAATAGAGCTTTCGGAATCCATTAAAAACATAAGTTCGCAAAAAAGAGAGCTAGTATGTTCTTTTCAAGAATATACAGAAAACGCCCTGTTGAATAGAATTCTAAAACAAACATTCGCGATTCTATTGAAAAGCAAGGATGTTACCCATGAACGCAAGAAAAAAATTCATAAGCTACTGACCTACTTTTCTTGTGTAGAGCCAATAGACTTACGATTTGTGAATTGGAACATCCATTTTAATCGCTGCAACGCAACATACCAGATGCTCATTTACATTTGCCATTGGATATATGATGAATGGCTCATAAATCATAGTCAAAAAAAAGGTACAAAACGTTCTTTTGAAGACGATCAAAAAATGAGCCGTCTATACGAGAAATTTGTACTTGAATATTTTCGCCGTGAGCACCCGGAACTGAACGCAAATGCACCGCATTTAAGTTGGCAATTGGACGACTCAATTGATAAAATGTTGCCAATTATGAAAACGGATGTGACTCTTGAAAATGAAAACCGAATACTGATTATTGACACCAAATACTACAATAGCATGTTGCAAAACACCTACAATTCTAGCACCCAGCATTCACACAACATGTATCAAATCTTTACCTATGTAAAGAACTTGGCGTACGAGACACAATCGGCCAACAAAACCGTTTCGGGAATGCTTCTTTATGCCAAAACAAATGAGGCTATTTCACCAGATCAAGACTACAAAATGAGCGGGAACAGAATCAGTGTAAAAAGTCTAGATTTAAACAAAGACTTTACCGAAATCCGTAGTCAATTAGACGCGATTGCAAAGATTGTATAGAAGGTCTTCCTTTTCATCTTAGTATATTTGCGCCGTTTTAAATAATACACAGCTATGCCCACCTCTCGTGAAATTTTAAAATCTATTTTTGGCTACGATTCGTTCCGCCCTATGCAAGAGGAAATCATCGAGCATGTTATCTCAGGGAAAGATGCGCTTGTGCTGATGCCGACTGGTGGCGGAAAGTCCATTTGCTACCAGATTCCGGCCTTGATGTTCAAGGGTATCACGGTCGTTATTTCACCGTTGATTTCACTGATGAAAGACCAGGTGGACGCGCTGAACGCAAACGGCATCGGAGCCGACGCGCTCAACAGCAACAACGAAGAAGGCGAAAATGCGGCCATCCGAGAGCGCTGCAAAGCGGGCCAAACCAAGATTCTCTACATTTCGCCGGAGCGTTTGCAGCGAGAAATTCCGTGGATGCAACAGCACTTGAGCGTTTCTCTATTCGCTATCGACGAGGCGCATTGCATTTCGCAATGGGGGCACGATTTTCGCCCGGAATACACGCAGCTCGGCATGCTACACCAAGCGTTCCCGAGCGCAACAATTATGGCGCTGACGGCAACGGCAGACAAGCTCACAAAAGAGGACATCGTCCGACAGTTGAACTTGCGTGACTTTAGACTTTTCGTGAGTTCGTTCGACCGCCCGAATTTGAGTCTCGATGTGCGGCGCGGTTATTCCGCATCCGAAAAGCTGAAGGCGATTTTGTCCATCATTTCAAAGCACAAGCACGAATCGGGAATCATCTATTGCCTTTCGCGCAAGAGCACAGAGAAAGTCGCCGATGAACTCATCAACGCAGGCGTTTACGCGAAGGCATACCATGCTGGGCTAACAGCTGAAGAACGCAACAATGTGCAAGAGGATTTCATCAACGACAATATCGATGTCGTGTGTGCGACAATCGCATTCGGCATGGGCATCGACAAAAGCAACGTCCGTTACGTCATCCATTACAATCTCCCCAAGAGCATCGAGAGTTTTTATCAAGAAATCGGGCGCGCGGGCCGTGACGGCCTCCCCTCCGAGACGGTGCTGTTCTACAATTTCCAGGACATCATCACACTCCGCAAATTTGTAAACGAAAGCGGCCAGCGAGATATCAATTCCGAGAAGCTCGACCGCATGCAGGAATACGCCGAATCGCAAGTTTGCCGTCGTCGCATTTTGCTCAACTACTTCGGTGAAAACAATAGCAGCAACTGCGGGAATTGCGATATTTGCAAGCACCCGCCACAGCGATTCAACGGTACGATTCTCGTGCAGAAAGCACTCTCGGCCATCAAACGCACTGGCGAGCACATCGGTTTTTCAATGACCGCCGACATTCTCAAAGGCACGCTCAACGACGAAATTGTCCAGAAGGGTTATGACAAGCTCAAAACATTCGGCGTAGGCGCCAAGACAACGCTCAAGCATTGGCACGATTACCTTTTGCAAATGCTGCAACTCGGCTACATTGAAATTGCATACAACGAAAACAACCACCTTAAAATAACCGAAAGCGGTAACGAAGTACTCTTCGGGAAGAAAACGGCAGAACTCGCCATCGCCGCAAAAATTGAAGCCAAAGAAGACACAAAACCGAGAAGCGGTCGCACGACATTTACGCGCGCAGCCGACGACGCGGAAGACAATTCTCTGTTCGAAGCTCTGCGAAAAGTCCGCAAGCAAATTGCCGACGAAAACAACTGGCCCGCCTACGTTGTGCTCTCCGACCGCACGCTAAAAGACCTCGCCTACAAGGCGCCCATTTCCATCAACGAACTGCAAGATGTATTCGGTTTCGGTGAAATGAAAATCCGAAAGTTCGGGCAGCAATTCGTAGACGCCATCCGCGATTACATGAGACAATAAAAAAAATCCCGCAGCACACGCCGCGAGATTTTCAAATGCCCGAAGACAAAGAACTATCTATTGTTCAAATAGTTCAGCACCTTGTTCGTAAGGTCGTTTTCCTTTTTCCAGAAAAGCACAGCGCCGGTAGCACGGTCAATGACCATGTCGTAGCCTTCCTGCAAGGCAATTTCGTTCACGGCCTTGCGGATGAGCTGGATAATCGGGGCACTCACCTTTTCGTTTTCGGTGATGAGCTCTCCGTTACGGCCATAGACGCGGTCGATGAACGACTTGAGCTCCGTATCCTTCTTGTTGTATTCGGCTTCGAGTTCGCGCTTCTTTTCGTCCGAAAGCATCAGGACCTGCTTATCGAGCCTTTCCTTGATGGCGGCAAGCTCCTTTTGCAGAAGGTTTGCCTGCTGTTCCCATTTAGCCACCTGGCGGTCATATTCTTCTTGAGCCTTCTTGGTGCCCTTGAAGCCGTCAAAGATAATCTTTGAGTCCACATGGGCAATGCGAAGACCATCTTCGGCAAAGCTTGCGCATGCAAAGACTACCGAAAGCAAAACTATCAACTTGCGAATCATAGCGCACCTCCAGTCAGGTTAGAAAGACTGACCAATGACAAAGTTGAATTCCATATCACCCACCGACGGAAGCTGAGTACCGTTGCTGTAGGATTCACCCGGATCGAGCGGCCAGGCAAAGTCGAAACCGATAATGCCAAGCATCGGCACCACTACGCGGAAGCCAAAGCCAATATCCTTCTTGAGCTTCGTCGGATCCCATTCACTGAGCGGATTCTTCTTGGGCTTGTCAACGCGAGCATTCTTGTCGATGCGTTCACCGAACACGTTACCGGCGTCAAAGAAGAACGGGAGCAAGTAGAACGTCTGCGGCACAAGACCAAGTTGGAGTTCAGCACCGATGTACTGGTAGCTGCGGCCCAAACGGCTCTGGCCAATGGAACCCGAGCTATAACCACGGAGCATACCATCGTAGCCAAGCACGCCACCCATTTTATACAACGTACG of the Fibrobacter sp. UWB2 genome contains:
- a CDS encoding OmpH family outer membrane protein; translation: MIRKLIVLLSVVFACASFAEDGLRIAHVDSKIIFDGFKGTKKAQEEYDRQVAKWEQQANLLQKELAAIKERLDKQVLMLSDEKKRELEAEYNKKDTELKSFIDRVYGRNGELITENEKVSAPIIQLIRKAVNEIALQEGYDMVIDRATGAVLFWKKENDLTNKVLNYLNNR
- a CDS encoding hypothetical protein (McrC protein together with McrB forms the McrBC restriction system; recognizes N4- and C5-methylcytosine (and 5-hydroxy-methylcytosines); appears to act against 5-methylcytosine preceded by a purine residue; MrcC modulates the specificty of McrB and has DNA cleavage activity), whose amino-acid sequence is MKEGAFKALSDETEFFDNTDNLYAEILILRVTVQIKRGLLRDYIDATESLKCPHGKIELSESIKNISSQKRELVCSFQEYTENALLNRILKQTFAILLKSKDVTHERKKKIHKLLTYFSCVEPIDLRFVNWNIHFNRCNATYQMLIYICHWIYDEWLINHSQKKGTKRSFEDDQKMSRLYEKFVLEYFRREHPELNANAPHLSWQLDDSIDKMLPIMKTDVTLENENRILIIDTKYYNSMLQNTYNSSTQHSHNMYQIFTYVKNLAYETQSANKTVSGMLLYAKTNEAISPDQDYKMSGNRISVKSLDLNKDFTEIRSQLDAIAKIV
- a CDS encoding AAA family ATPase, with the protein product MDEKLEKLIRNKIATDKKLAAKIACEDFWLAKGQEALRKYQAYSISPKLLDNLIEKSSSSEGFQEIKNSQDPTIIEIRELIFSIVAYCDMSASDKKKYNKYEDYRVIAKAGIYQNSWTRFLLQYKKNKDEVSDSAMNAVEYLDQPTTHFGNVSEKHRKLIAKKIFKVPYERNSFFDSAKKFFEPFNIKCNNPDNLGTVLGQILYDQDIAKYWMENEASPDDSEAVRYWVYSPGAKAANWANDKKNGEISIGYSKIVDWSTLKNKEEYRIALQKFHKDSASHKNDVHAFWQFVNDMKIGDIVYAKDGMSKVIGRGIIQGDYFYDKNKDSFCSSRKVQWTHTDCNYELKDEGAFSMKMLTDITKYSGLRNQLEDFFEDQKTTQKVVETSIKPEPQPISNYSKEDFLEEVFMDESSYDSLAGLLKRKKNIILQGAPGVGKTFMAKRLAYSMIGEKDPSRVKMIQFHQSYSYEDFIMGYRPDGNGFKLKRGPFYEFCNTAAEDSENNYFFIIDEINRGNISKIFGELFMLIENDKRGQQIRLLYEDELFSVPSNLYIIGLMNTADRSIAMIDYALRRRFSFFDVKPAFDSEQFESRRESAENEKYDCLIECVKNLNKEIAADDSLGEGFCIGHSYFCFEENETIDNEWLKSVVEYDVIPLLKEYWFDEPEKVKNWSDKLRASIQ
- the recQ gene encoding DNA helicase RecQ, producing MPTSREILKSIFGYDSFRPMQEEIIEHVISGKDALVLMPTGGGKSICYQIPALMFKGITVVISPLISLMKDQVDALNANGIGADALNSNNEEGENAAIRERCKAGQTKILYISPERLQREIPWMQQHLSVSLFAIDEAHCISQWGHDFRPEYTQLGMLHQAFPSATIMALTATADKLTKEDIVRQLNLRDFRLFVSSFDRPNLSLDVRRGYSASEKLKAILSIISKHKHESGIIYCLSRKSTEKVADELINAGVYAKAYHAGLTAEERNNVQEDFINDNIDVVCATIAFGMGIDKSNVRYVIHYNLPKSIESFYQEIGRAGRDGLPSETVLFYNFQDIITLRKFVNESGQRDINSEKLDRMQEYAESQVCRRRILLNYFGENNSSNCGNCDICKHPPQRFNGTILVQKALSAIKRTGEHIGFSMTADILKGTLNDEIVQKGYDKLKTFGVGAKTTLKHWHDYLLQMLQLGYIEIAYNENNHLKITESGNEVLFGKKTAELAIAAKIEAKEDTKPRSGRTTFTRAADDAEDNSLFEALRKVRKQIADENNWPAYVVLSDRTLKDLAYKAPISINELQDVFGFGEMKIRKFGQQFVDAIRDYMRQ